The Beijerinckiaceae bacterium RH AL1 genome has a segment encoding these proteins:
- a CDS encoding Acetyltransferase (GNAT) domain-containing protein (ID:RHAL1_04078;~source:Prodigal:2.6) — protein sequence MVLSAPEPLTAAHDVSEFDCGKPTLDHWLKTRALSNQEKGFTAVLVVHQANRVVGYYGLAPTAVVPSALPRAIRTGQPPDPVPCLLLGQLATDIAWVGRGVGTGLVKHALERCVTAAGLVGGRALMVNAVDEEAAAFWQRRGFTPSRDDRLILFRSIAAIAASLEQARS from the coding sequence TTGGTTCTCTCGGCTCCCGAACCGCTGACCGCGGCGCACGACGTTTCAGAGTTCGACTGCGGGAAGCCCACGCTCGACCATTGGCTCAAGACGCGGGCGCTCTCCAATCAGGAGAAGGGCTTCACGGCCGTCCTGGTCGTCCACCAAGCCAACCGTGTCGTCGGCTATTACGGCCTTGCACCGACAGCAGTCGTGCCCAGCGCGTTGCCGCGCGCCATCCGCACCGGGCAGCCGCCCGATCCGGTTCCATGCCTGCTGCTCGGCCAGCTCGCCACCGATATTGCCTGGGTCGGGCGCGGAGTCGGAACAGGCTTGGTCAAGCATGCCCTCGAGCGTTGCGTGACCGCCGCTGGTCTCGTCGGCGGTCGCGCGCTCATGGTCAATGCCGTCGACGAGGAGGCGGCTGCGTTCTGGCAGCGGCGAGGCTTCACGCCGTCGCGGGATGACCGGCTCATCCTGTTCCGGTCGATCGCCGCGATCGCGGCGTCACTGGAGCAAGCCCGAAGCTGA
- a CDS encoding hypothetical protein (ID:RHAL1_04079;~conserved protein of unknown function;~source:Prodigal:2.6), with amino-acid sequence MPTITLSATPKGNGYQATVTLPDGVSISSAETYPSIAEAMTAAAKKLLDMPARLEALDRTEPPVAS; translated from the coding sequence ATGCCGACAATCACGCTTTCGGCCACGCCTAAGGGCAATGGATATCAGGCCACAGTCACATTGCCCGACGGTGTCTCCATCAGCTCGGCCGAGACCTATCCGTCAATCGCCGAAGCAATGACCGCCGCTGCGAAGAAGCTGCTCGACATGCCCGCCCGCTTGGAAGCACTGGACCGCACGGAGCCGCCGGTCGCGTCGTAA